Proteins encoded in a region of the Prochlorothrix hollandica PCC 9006 = CALU 1027 genome:
- the ldpA gene encoding circadian clock protein LdpA: MSKLCNPLQSLRSGHWFKLICGASYQYLPAVQTLAWVYGLAGVDCIDVAADPAVVTAARQGLDRLDPALARPWLMVSLNDGEDPHFRKAQFDPATCPPDCPRPCAQICPALAIALPPQANGGVVADRCYGCGRCLPLCPHDRIQGHSTVCQPQELLPPILALGIDAVEIHTQIDRRAGFLDLWQVLLPHLSSLKLVAISCPAGTGAVDYLWSLYRAITPLPCPLIWQADGRPMSGDIGAGTTHATLTFAQALLAQGPPGYVQVAGGTNAYTVPKLGQLGLLRSPESPLLPLQGSPWVAGAAYGSYARRWLAPWLETLGTEPDGLDPADSSVSRDPPGLMDAVARAKTLVLPLKQPHLHRRLSL, from the coding sequence GTGAGCAAATTGTGTAACCCCCTACAGTCCCTTCGATCGGGTCATTGGTTCAAGCTGATCTGTGGAGCCAGCTACCAATACCTGCCTGCGGTGCAAACTTTGGCCTGGGTCTATGGCTTGGCCGGTGTTGATTGCATTGATGTGGCAGCGGATCCTGCCGTGGTCACCGCCGCCCGCCAAGGGTTGGATCGGTTGGATCCCGCCCTGGCTCGCCCCTGGTTAATGGTCAGCCTCAATGATGGGGAAGATCCCCATTTCCGCAAAGCCCAGTTTGACCCCGCCACCTGTCCTCCAGACTGTCCCCGGCCCTGTGCCCAGATTTGTCCGGCCCTGGCCATTGCCCTCCCTCCCCAGGCCAATGGCGGTGTCGTGGCCGATCGCTGCTATGGCTGTGGCCGCTGTTTGCCCCTTTGTCCCCACGATCGCATCCAAGGCCACTCCACCGTTTGTCAGCCCCAGGAGCTGTTGCCCCCCATCCTAGCCCTGGGCATTGATGCCGTGGAGATTCATACCCAGATCGATCGTCGGGCTGGATTTTTAGACCTGTGGCAGGTTCTTCTCCCCCATCTTTCAAGCCTCAAACTGGTGGCCATTAGTTGTCCGGCAGGCACCGGAGCCGTGGATTATCTGTGGTCTCTCTATCGGGCCATTACCCCCCTACCCTGCCCCCTGATTTGGCAAGCGGATGGCCGTCCCATGAGCGGCGACATTGGGGCAGGCACCACCCACGCCACCCTCACCTTTGCCCAAGCCTTGCTGGCCCAGGGTCCCCCCGGTTATGTGCAGGTGGCGGGGGGAACCAATGCCTATACGGTGCCCAAACTGGGGCAGTTGGGGTTGTTGCGTTCCCCGGAGTCTCCGCTGCTGCCCCTTCAGGGTTCCCCCTGGGTAGCGGGGGCTGCCTATGGCAGCTATGCCCGCCGTTGGCTGGCTCCCTGGCTGGAAACCCTGGGGACGGAGCCGGACGGTCTGGATCCTGCTGACTCCTCGGTGTCTAGGGATCCGCCGGGGTTAATGGACGCTGTGGCACGGGCTAAAACCTTGGTGCTGCCCCTGAAGCAACCCCATTTGCACCGGCGTTTATCCCTGTAA
- a CDS encoding DUF7003 family protein, with translation MFTRDSVLKFLDTAFQRIEMPCFGNMNIDYIASRLSVYRSSDQWLLMFNSVVWWPAGEGLMAMVEMVGPGVVGSQGFDHGRSFVPGCIEVDHDRENILSITIRGDAIDPLPLTIQPNYEIQPDYGFWVAIALAETYKESLLASPSEVEPFIPPDFQHLLTLDQWDHPTWDTPPSQTETFPSLAQVLVTGDPSQWQPVAVPNSHWSQWQPK, from the coding sequence ATGTTCACTAGAGACTCTGTTCTGAAATTCCTTGATACAGCCTTTCAGCGCATAGAGATGCCCTGCTTTGGCAACATGAATATTGACTATATTGCGTCGCGTCTGTCGGTGTATCGTAGCTCAGATCAATGGCTACTGATGTTCAATTCCGTGGTTTGGTGGCCCGCAGGGGAGGGTCTCATGGCCATGGTTGAAATGGTGGGTCCGGGGGTTGTCGGTTCCCAGGGGTTTGATCATGGCCGATCGTTTGTGCCGGGGTGCATCGAAGTCGATCACGATCGCGAGAATATCCTAAGTATCACCATTCGAGGTGACGCGATCGATCCGCTGCCCTTGACCATCCAGCCCAACTATGAAATCCAGCCTGACTACGGCTTTTGGGTCGCGATCGCGCTAGCGGAAACCTACAAAGAGAGCCTACTGGCTTCGCCATCGGAAGTGGAGCCGTTTATACCCCCAGATTTTCAGCACCTGCTCACCCTTGATCAGTGGGATCATCCCACCTGGGACACGCCGCCGAGCCAAACAGAGACATTTCCCAGCCTTGCCCAGGTTTTAGTGACAGGGGATCCGTCCCAGTGGCAACCCGTGGCAGTGCCCAATAGCCACTGGTCCCAGTGGCAACCGAAATAG
- a CDS encoding ferredoxin: MSLDPLQSDAVNRSHLEPELGGVFRQGTERSGLEPQLGGTLGQKGVYVDELICIGCKYCAHVATNTFYIEPNHGRSRVINQTGDPEALIQEAIDSCPVDCIQWVEYPELRALEADRKHQVIPVAGFPIDRGGLAAQRRRQSQG, from the coding sequence ATGTCCTTGGATCCCCTTCAGTCTGATGCTGTTAACCGCTCCCACCTGGAACCAGAGCTAGGCGGTGTGTTCCGCCAGGGCACTGAGCGATCGGGGCTGGAGCCACAACTGGGGGGGACCCTGGGCCAAAAAGGGGTTTATGTGGATGAATTGATCTGCATTGGCTGCAAGTATTGCGCCCATGTGGCCACCAATACCTTTTACATTGAACCGAACCACGGGCGATCGCGGGTCATTAATCAAACCGGAGATCCGGAAGCCTTGATCCAAGAGGCCATCGACAGTTGCCCCGTGGACTGTATTCAGTGGGTCGAGTACCCCGAACTGCGTGCCCTAGAGGCCGATCGCAAACATCAGGTCATTCCGGTGGCAGGATTCCCCATCGATCGCGGCGGGCTAGCGGCCCAACGTCGCCGCCAAAGCCAAGGTTAG
- a CDS encoding tetratricopeptide repeat protein codes for MALSLRRPLSLPIPPWFLSLLILGSLATPGLTAESYRIVEVSGTVQVKRQGQGNAVPVSMGTALSLGDRLLAGQGSWAKILCDNAISIWRINAGEIKGVAYGCPRSVRIALRSSRSIEGFIGDVDATVPYALSPRKSAIRAVQPLLRWNPVPGATRYQVTLMGIDNNWSTETSETQVRYSGEIPLEEGLPYVIRVKTDTGVSAQQPSSLLFWRIDAETEATIAAAEAELDTQDLSPLGNLLARVELYRQFELFSEAIDLLNAWVTEETATPQTPDSATDPQADPPVPAVSVPAVSVQQLLGELHQTIGLNQLALDHYSQALALAQTQADLPGQAQAQWDQAEALWLLGRKEDSAAAWRVAQDLYRTWGDEEQVTLAHSSFNFRMYQGIQIEIGGTLGRPLVKGSRGVSGPGSL; via the coding sequence ATGGCTCTATCCCTCCGTCGTCCCTTGTCCCTGCCCATCCCCCCTTGGTTCTTGAGCCTGTTAATCCTCGGATCCTTAGCCACACCGGGTTTAACTGCCGAGTCTTATCGCATTGTGGAGGTGTCGGGAACAGTCCAGGTGAAACGCCAAGGTCAAGGTAATGCAGTGCCCGTATCCATGGGGACGGCCCTCAGTTTAGGCGATCGCCTCCTGGCCGGTCAGGGATCCTGGGCCAAGATTCTCTGTGACAATGCTATTAGTATTTGGCGCATTAATGCAGGGGAAATTAAGGGGGTTGCCTATGGTTGTCCTCGATCCGTAAGGATCGCGTTGCGATCGAGCCGCAGCATTGAAGGCTTCATCGGGGATGTGGATGCCACCGTGCCCTATGCCCTCAGTCCCCGGAAGTCAGCGATTCGGGCGGTCCAACCCCTGCTGCGCTGGAATCCGGTACCAGGAGCCACTCGGTATCAGGTCACCCTCATGGGAATAGATAACAACTGGTCCACGGAGACCTCGGAAACCCAGGTCCGCTACAGCGGCGAGATTCCCCTGGAGGAAGGGTTGCCCTATGTCATCCGGGTCAAGACTGACACGGGGGTCAGTGCCCAACAGCCATCATCCCTCCTGTTCTGGCGGATTGATGCGGAGACTGAAGCCACGATCGCCGCCGCCGAAGCTGAACTGGATACCCAGGATTTATCTCCCCTGGGGAACCTGCTGGCGCGGGTTGAACTCTACCGCCAGTTTGAACTATTCAGCGAAGCGATCGATCTCCTGAACGCCTGGGTCACCGAGGAAACCGCCACCCCCCAGACCCCAGATTCCGCCACCGATCCCCAAGCCGATCCCCCCGTTCCCGCAGTTTCCGTTCCCGCAGTTTCCGTTCAACAACTGTTGGGGGAATTACACCAAACCATTGGTCTCAACCAACTGGCCCTGGATCACTACAGCCAAGCCTTAGCACTGGCCCAAACCCAAGCCGACCTACCGGGGCAAGCCCAAGCCCAATGGGACCAAGCGGAAGCCCTCTGGCTCTTGGGCCGCAAAGAGGACTCCGCAGCAGCTTGGCGCGTGGCCCAGGATCTGTACCGCACCTGGGGTGATGAGGAGCAGGTAACCCTGGCCCACAGCAGTTTTAATTTTAGAATGTATCAGGGGATACAAATAGAGATTGGGGGCACATTAGGGAGACCCCTGGTCAAAGGCTCAAGAGGAGTTAGCGGGCCAGGGAGTCTGTAG
- a CDS encoding tetratricopeptide repeat protein, with protein MTTALAAYDEGLRLVENQGDNTPVETLVDVLLLRDRLQTLIHSADLESAYSLTISPEAQSQMGASSLSQFLSHLNQSDRRLKAQGHTIARQVPLEEWRSLLRSSEDAWWWFFQVPPIPPSRWDRYDWLWSALTVPFLTVNFALVVEISSHFVSNQPDTLGSIAVAGQGAMALLSASATLTSTGRQVVEKILKSVGLPKRYWHETQLIVALLLFVLLLGFKGYLPQLAQSYFQQGFAHEQNNQPLQARLSYSRALALDPNAMASHYRLGAIWEQLSNFEEAERQYEIAKTGGCLPAMNNLSHLYLSQYQDYNRAAALLVTTKQLLETTLASGTSLDLNADSCWQLDGEETKQLQAAIFKNLAWARLGQERYSQAVGYAEQATELSPQTGAAYCILALAQEAQGQLDSALTAWGGCLDFGREGQFDEDQWVAIAEERIQAAWGTTTETPNPPPNP; from the coding sequence ATGACCACAGCCCTGGCAGCCTATGACGAAGGTCTCCGGCTTGTGGAAAATCAAGGGGATAACACTCCCGTGGAAACACTGGTGGATGTGCTGTTGTTGCGCGATCGGCTCCAAACCTTAATCCACAGTGCCGATTTAGAGTCTGCCTACAGCCTTACCATTAGCCCAGAGGCCCAGTCCCAGATGGGAGCCTCTAGCCTCAGTCAGTTTTTGAGCCACCTCAACCAGAGCGATCGTCGCCTCAAAGCCCAAGGCCACACCATTGCCCGCCAGGTTCCCTTGGAGGAGTGGCGGAGTTTACTGCGATCGTCGGAGGATGCCTGGTGGTGGTTTTTCCAAGTGCCCCCCATCCCCCCCAGCCGCTGGGATCGCTATGACTGGCTCTGGTCTGCCCTCACGGTCCCCTTTCTCACCGTCAACTTTGCCCTAGTGGTGGAGATCTCCAGCCACTTTGTCAGCAACCAACCCGATACCCTGGGCAGCATTGCCGTGGCAGGCCAAGGAGCCATGGCCCTGCTCTCTGCCAGCGCCACCCTCACCAGCACTGGACGACAGGTGGTTGAGAAAATTCTCAAAAGTGTTGGCTTACCCAAGCGCTACTGGCATGAGACCCAGTTGATCGTTGCCCTCCTGCTTTTCGTCCTGTTGTTGGGCTTCAAAGGTTACCTGCCCCAACTGGCCCAGTCCTACTTCCAACAAGGGTTCGCCCACGAACAGAACAACCAACCCCTCCAGGCCCGCCTCAGCTATTCCCGCGCCCTGGCCCTCGACCCCAATGCCATGGCCAGCCACTATCGCCTCGGTGCCATCTGGGAACAACTCAGTAATTTTGAGGAAGCGGAACGGCAGTATGAAATTGCCAAAACAGGGGGATGTTTGCCCGCTATGAATAATTTATCCCACCTTTATTTGTCCCAGTATCAGGACTATAACCGGGCTGCGGCCCTGCTGGTGACCACCAAGCAGCTTTTAGAAACCACCTTGGCTAGTGGGACTTCCCTGGATCTCAATGCTGATAGTTGTTGGCAACTGGATGGCGAGGAAACTAAGCAGTTGCAGGCTGCTATTTTCAAGAATCTAGCCTGGGCACGGTTGGGTCAAGAACGCTACTCCCAAGCTGTGGGCTATGCCGAACAGGCAACGGAATTATCTCCCCAAACCGGAGCGGCGTACTGCATTTTGGCATTGGCCCAAGAAGCCCAAGGCCAATTGGACAGCGCCTTAACTGCCTGGGGCGGTTGCCTTGATTTTGGGCGAGAGGGCCAGTTTGATGAGGATCAATGGGTGGCGATCGCAGAAGAACGAATCCAGGCAGCTTGGGGAACAACAACAGAAACCCCAAACCCACCGCCAAACCCCTAG
- a CDS encoding DUF1257 domain-containing protein, with the protein MSHFSHIKTQLRNLDSLQTALTDLGVEWKAGPQPVRGYQGQTKTAAVVIEQDNGYDLGFSWTGSEYELVADLQYWQQPLTVDRFLSQVTQRYALSTVLQTTRSQGFQVAEQQQNPDGSIRLVVQRWNG; encoded by the coding sequence ATGTCACATTTCAGCCACATCAAAACACAACTGCGTAACCTCGACTCCCTGCAAACCGCCCTCACGGATTTGGGAGTAGAGTGGAAAGCTGGACCGCAGCCCGTGCGGGGCTACCAGGGGCAAACGAAAACCGCTGCCGTCGTCATTGAACAGGACAATGGCTATGATCTGGGCTTCAGTTGGACTGGTTCTGAATATGAATTAGTGGCTGATTTGCAATATTGGCAACAACCTCTGACGGTGGATCGCTTCCTGAGCCAGGTGACCCAACGCTATGCCCTGAGTACGGTGCTGCAAACCACCCGCAGTCAGGGATTCCAGGTGGCGGAACAACAGCAAAATCCCGATGGTTCCATTCGCCTCGTGGTGCAACGCTGGAACGGCTAA
- a CDS encoding AAA family ATPase yields the protein MSKIEGFRIKNYRAIRDITLGKLWNTRKAKPLTPMTAVIGKNGVGKSTIFDAFGFLADCLKGGVEEACDSRGRGGFEGIRSQGQEDCIEFEIYYKEDGNARPITYELSIGLDTSKRPYVKRERLRQRRRGQDRGWPFSFLMLNEGRGIAWKGEEEGKKVEEDKDFDLFQLMERIQAGEAEEESKETEVVELDDKRKLGIATLGALKQHPRISAFRRFIEGWYLSYFTPDAARSLPLAGPQRHLNIYGDNMGNVVQFMEREHPKRFQSVLDKISQKIPGVDRISTAKSPDNRLLLRFNDKGFTDPFYSQQMSDGTLKVFAYLLLLEDPSPPPFLCIEEPENGLYHKLLENLAIEFREHGIGRKGGSQIFITTHQPYFVDALRPDEVWVLEKGEDGFSKIRRASDDPLIDNLVTEGLPLGGLWYSDYLDQR from the coding sequence GTGTCCAAAATAGAAGGCTTTAGAATAAAAAATTATAGAGCTATTCGCGATATTACCTTAGGTAAACTCTGGAATACGCGAAAAGCAAAACCCCTCACACCAATGACTGCTGTTATTGGTAAAAATGGGGTCGGTAAAAGTACAATTTTCGATGCTTTTGGGTTCCTGGCAGACTGTCTAAAGGGGGGAGTAGAAGAAGCGTGTGATTCTCGTGGGCGAGGTGGCTTTGAGGGAATACGATCCCAAGGGCAAGAAGACTGCATTGAATTTGAAATTTACTACAAAGAAGATGGTAATGCCCGACCCATTACTTATGAGTTATCAATTGGTCTTGATACATCAAAAAGACCTTATGTAAAAAGAGAGCGACTGAGACAGCGAAGAAGGGGACAAGATCGAGGGTGGCCCTTTTCATTTCTGATGCTGAATGAAGGCAGAGGTATTGCTTGGAAAGGTGAGGAAGAAGGGAAAAAAGTTGAGGAAGATAAAGATTTTGATCTGTTTCAGTTAATGGAAAGAATTCAGGCTGGAGAAGCAGAAGAAGAAAGTAAAGAGACAGAAGTTGTTGAGCTTGATGATAAACGAAAACTGGGAATTGCAACATTGGGAGCACTGAAGCAACACCCTAGAATCTCAGCATTTCGTAGATTTATTGAAGGTTGGTATCTTAGCTACTTTACACCAGATGCAGCAAGAAGTTTGCCTCTTGCTGGCCCGCAAAGACACCTAAACATTTATGGAGACAACATGGGAAATGTGGTTCAGTTTATGGAGAGAGAACATCCCAAACGATTCCAGTCTGTTTTAGATAAAATTTCTCAAAAAATTCCAGGTGTAGATCGAATCAGTACTGCAAAAAGTCCAGACAATAGACTCTTACTACGATTTAATGATAAAGGGTTTACAGATCCGTTCTACTCTCAGCAAATGTCGGATGGGACACTGAAGGTTTTTGCCTATCTGCTTCTCTTAGAAGATCCGTCACCCCCACCTTTTTTATGTATTGAAGAACCAGAGAACGGACTATACCATAAACTTCTAGAAAACTTAGCAATAGAATTTCGAGAGCATGGGATAGGTCGAAAAGGAGGTTCTCAAATTTTCATTACAACTCATCAACCTTATTTTGTGGATGCTTTACGCCCTGACGAGGTTTGGGTTCTAGAGAAAGGTGAGGACGGCTTTTCTAAAATAAGACGCGCTAGTGATGACCCTCTCATTGATAATCTTGTTACTGAAGGTCTACCTCTTGGGGGGCTTTGGTACAGTGACTATCTAGATCAGAGGTAG
- a CDS encoding DUF2997 domain-containing protein, translated as METLEFVIHPDGRVEETVTGISGRSCGEVTAAIEAQLGRVVSQQPTADYYAQTATSPPIAVHQTQTTW; from the coding sequence ATGGAAACCCTAGAGTTTGTCATCCATCCCGATGGACGGGTTGAGGAAACAGTGACGGGCATCAGCGGGCGCTCCTGTGGAGAAGTGACCGCCGCCATTGAAGCCCAATTGGGCCGGGTGGTGAGCCAGCAACCCACCGCTGACTACTACGCCCAAACGGCCACCTCGCCGCCGATCGCCGTCCACCAGACCCAAACCACCTGGTAA